The Terriglobia bacterium genome includes a region encoding these proteins:
- a CDS encoding cysteine desulfurase — protein MRRAYLDNNATTPLLPPVLEAMQPYFIEQFGNASSIHHHGQQTRAAVERARESVAALLGCRASEIVFTSGGTEADNLAIFGITRPGDHVITSSIEHHAVLNACKRLEEDAMGCEVTYLPVDGQALVSPDDVKRALRPNTRLISIMMANNETGVLQPVNEIGAIAAEADVYFHSDAVQAAGKVPVDVSAIRCDLLSISGHKIHAQQGVGALYVRKGTLLQPMLYGGRHERARRAGTENVAGIVGLGKAAELARAGLGNGEVGRIGALRDRLEQTITETIDSVGVNSAGAPRVPNTSSIYFDFIEGEALVIALDLKGIAVSTGAACSSGAIEPSHVLTAMGLSPDRARASLRFSIGKQNTSEDVDLLLSILPATLSRLRELSPIYNKVQAG, from the coding sequence ATGCGCCGCGCCTATCTCGACAACAACGCGACCACGCCGCTGCTGCCGCCGGTGCTGGAGGCGATGCAGCCGTATTTCATCGAGCAGTTCGGCAACGCGTCGTCCATCCACCATCACGGCCAGCAGACGCGGGCGGCGGTGGAGCGCGCGCGCGAATCGGTCGCGGCCCTGCTCGGCTGCCGGGCCTCGGAAATTGTGTTCACCAGCGGCGGCACCGAGGCCGACAACCTCGCCATCTTCGGCATCACCCGCCCCGGCGATCACGTCATCACCAGTTCGATCGAGCACCATGCCGTGCTGAACGCCTGCAAGCGCCTGGAAGAAGACGCGATGGGATGCGAGGTGACCTACCTGCCGGTGGACGGCCAGGCGCTGGTTTCGCCCGATGACGTCAAGCGCGCGCTGCGGCCCAACACGCGTCTGATCAGCATCATGATGGCGAATAACGAAACCGGCGTGCTCCAGCCGGTCAACGAGATTGGCGCCATCGCCGCCGAGGCCGACGTTTATTTCCACAGCGACGCCGTGCAGGCTGCGGGCAAGGTGCCGGTTGACGTGAGCGCGATTCGCTGCGACCTGCTCTCCATCTCAGGACACAAGATCCATGCCCAGCAAGGCGTGGGCGCGCTGTACGTGCGCAAGGGAACGCTGCTGCAGCCGATGCTGTACGGCGGACGGCACGAGCGCGCGCGGCGTGCCGGAACAGAAAACGTTGCCGGGATCGTCGGCCTGGGCAAGGCGGCGGAACTGGCGCGCGCCGGGCTCGGCAATGGCGAGGTCGGCCGCATCGGCGCATTGCGTGATCGCCTCGAGCAGACCATCACCGAAACCATCGATTCGGTCGGTGTGAACAGCGCCGGTGCGCCACGCGTGCCCAATACCAGCAGCATCTATTTTGATTTCATCGAGGGCGAGGCGCTGGTAATTGCCCTCGACCTCAAGGGCATCGCCGTTTCCACCGGCGCGGCCTGCTCTTCGGGAGCGATTGAGCCCTCGCACGTGCTGACCGCGATGGGCCTCTCCCCCGACCGTGCCCGCGCCAGCCTGCGATTCTCCATCGGCAAGCAGAACACCAGCGAAGACGTGGACCTGCTGCTCTCCATCCTGCCCGCGACCCTTTCGCGGCTGCGTGAGCTGTCGCCCATTTACAATAAAGTACAAGCGGGGTGA
- a CDS encoding type II toxin-antitoxin system RelE/ParE family toxin: protein MRVRWLQAALDNLDAEAEYISRDDPAAAARVVTAIQRSIAQLAVHPAIGRPGRVPGTRELVVPDTPYIVPYRVRSYAVEILRVFHGKRRWPPSF from the coding sequence GTGCGCGTTAGATGGTTGCAGGCTGCACTGGATAACCTAGACGCGGAAGCTGAGTACATCAGTCGCGATGATCCGGCTGCTGCAGCCAGGGTCGTAACAGCTATTCAGAGATCAATCGCGCAACTTGCGGTGCATCCCGCTATTGGCCGACCTGGTCGGGTTCCCGGAACGCGCGAACTCGTTGTACCTGATACCCCATATATAGTTCCGTACCGAGTTCGTAGCTATGCCGTGGAAATCCTGCGTGTATTTCACGGGAAACGAAGGTGGCCGCCTAGCTTCTAG
- a CDS encoding dipeptidase — protein sequence MATATSSTALSYARDNQKRFLEELKNLLRIPSISTLEEHNKDTERAAKVCADDLKRIGFEHVEIIPTATKERPSAHPLVYADWLHAAGKTTVLCYAHYDVQPAEPLDEWKSPPFEPTERNNNIYARGAVDDKGQLWMQLKAFESLMKSGDGKLPINVRVILEGEEEVGGESIAEYVRKHKDKLKADFALVTDTELFAPDMPTLCVGLRGLVYTEIEVQGAATDLHSGVYGGAAPNPLFALVEIISKLKDAGGKILIPGFYDKVKEPSKAELEAWQRLPFDEEEYRKKEVGSSMLTGEPGYSVLYRTWARPTLEVHGMPGGFTAPGAKTVIPARASAKVSMRLVPDQNEDDILKKYTDFVKQLTPKGINLSIKVHSKGPACVVSTDNRYIKAATDALHEIFGKDTVYIRSGGSIPIVSDFENELKIPSVMMGMGLPDDNLHAPNEKFHIPNFYRGIESIIRFFQILGK from the coding sequence ATGGCTACAGCGACATCATCCACCGCACTTAGCTACGCTCGTGACAACCAAAAGCGGTTCCTGGAAGAGCTGAAAAACCTGCTTCGAATTCCCAGCATCAGCACGCTGGAGGAACACAACAAGGACACGGAGCGGGCGGCCAAGGTCTGCGCCGACGATCTGAAGCGCATCGGCTTCGAGCACGTCGAGATCATTCCCACCGCGACCAAGGAGCGCCCCAGCGCGCACCCGCTGGTGTACGCCGACTGGCTGCATGCCGCGGGAAAAACGACCGTGCTCTGCTACGCCCACTACGACGTGCAGCCCGCCGAGCCGCTGGACGAGTGGAAGTCCCCGCCCTTCGAGCCGACCGAACGCAACAACAACATCTATGCCCGCGGCGCCGTGGACGACAAAGGCCAGCTCTGGATGCAGTTGAAGGCCTTCGAATCGCTGATGAAGTCCGGCGACGGCAAGCTGCCGATCAACGTGCGCGTCATCCTGGAAGGTGAGGAGGAGGTAGGAGGCGAGTCCATCGCCGAATACGTTCGCAAGCACAAGGACAAGCTGAAGGCGGACTTCGCGCTTGTCACCGACACCGAACTGTTCGCGCCCGACATGCCCACGCTGTGCGTAGGCCTGCGCGGGCTGGTGTACACCGAAATCGAAGTGCAGGGTGCGGCCACCGACTTGCATTCCGGCGTCTATGGCGGCGCGGCCCCCAACCCGCTGTTCGCGCTGGTCGAGATCATCAGCAAGCTGAAGGATGCCGGCGGCAAAATCCTGATCCCCGGCTTCTATGACAAAGTGAAGGAGCCCAGCAAGGCGGAACTCGAAGCCTGGCAGCGTCTGCCGTTCGATGAAGAGGAATACCGCAAGAAGGAAGTCGGCTCCAGCATGCTGACCGGCGAGCCGGGCTACTCGGTGCTGTATCGCACCTGGGCGCGTCCGACGCTGGAGGTCCACGGCATGCCCGGCGGCTTCACCGCGCCCGGCGCCAAGACGGTGATTCCGGCGCGCGCTTCGGCCAAGGTTTCCATGCGCCTGGTCCCGGACCAGAACGAGGACGACATCCTAAAGAAGTACACCGACTTCGTGAAGCAGCTCACGCCGAAGGGGATCAACCTCAGCATCAAGGTGCACAGCAAGGGGCCGGCTTGCGTGGTTTCGACCGATAACCGGTACATCAAGGCAGCCACCGACGCCCTGCATGAAATTTTCGGCAAGGACACGGTGTACATCCGCTCCGGCGGCTCGATTCCGATCGTCTCCGATTTCGAGAACGAGCTGAAAATTCCCAGCGTCATGATGGGCATGGGGCTGCCCGACGACAACCTGCACGCTCCCAATGAGAAGTTCCATATCCCGAACTTCTACCGCGGGATTGAGTCCATCATCCGCTTCTTCCAGATCCTGGGGAAGTAA
- a CDS encoding citrate synthase (catalyzes the formation of citrate from acetyl-CoA and oxaloacetate) translates to MSSSTLTPKGLEGVIAAVSSICFIDGDRGILAYRGIDIHELADNSTFEETCYLLWFGKLPNRAELREFARALADERKLDTAIINLLRQAPRHALPMDVLRTAVSALSFYDPEESLNTPEANLHKSLRLTSQLAMIVAAYDRIRKGRPVVEPDRSLSHAANFLLMLNGDPPSKTAERALDIALILHADHELNASTFAARVTAATLSDMHSAITSGIGALKGPLHGGANEAVFKILAEIAKAGADPVEHIKGMLAQKKKIPGFGHRVYHTEDPRATHLRQMSRELGESSGQAKWFEYSSKIEQFMKADKKLNANVDFYSASTYYTLGIELDLFTPIFAVSRISGWTAHVMEQLGDNRLIRPRADYVGPAYPQRYVPIDRR, encoded by the coding sequence ATGTCCAGCAGCACTCTTACGCCCAAAGGCTTGGAAGGCGTCATCGCGGCGGTTTCCAGCATTTGTTTTATCGATGGCGACCGCGGCATCCTGGCCTACCGCGGCATTGACATTCACGAGCTCGCCGACAATTCCACGTTCGAGGAAACCTGCTACCTGCTCTGGTTCGGCAAGCTGCCCAACCGAGCCGAGCTGCGCGAGTTCGCCCGGGCGCTCGCCGACGAACGTAAGCTTGATACCGCCATCATCAACCTGCTGCGCCAGGCTCCGCGGCACGCGCTGCCCATGGACGTGTTGCGCACGGCGGTTTCCGCTCTCTCTTTCTACGATCCCGAGGAGAGCCTCAACACCCCGGAAGCAAACCTGCACAAGTCGCTGCGGCTGACCTCCCAACTCGCCATGATCGTGGCTGCCTATGACCGCATCCGGAAAGGCCGCCCGGTTGTAGAGCCCGACCGTTCGCTGTCGCATGCCGCGAATTTCCTGCTGATGTTGAACGGCGACCCGCCGTCGAAAACCGCCGAGCGCGCCCTGGACATCGCCCTGATCCTGCATGCCGACCACGAACTGAACGCGTCCACCTTCGCGGCGCGCGTGACCGCCGCCACGCTGTCGGACATGCATTCGGCCATCACCTCCGGCATCGGCGCGCTCAAGGGGCCGCTGCACGGAGGCGCCAACGAAGCGGTGTTCAAGATCCTGGCAGAAATTGCCAAGGCCGGCGCCGACCCGGTGGAGCACATCAAGGGCATGCTGGCGCAAAAGAAAAAAATCCCGGGCTTCGGACACCGCGTGTATCACACCGAGGACCCGCGTGCCACGCACCTGCGTCAGATGTCGCGCGAGCTGGGCGAGTCCAGCGGGCAGGCGAAATGGTTTGAGTACTCCAGCAAGATCGAACAGTTCATGAAGGCCGACAAGAAGCTAAACGCCAACGTGGACTTCTATTCCGCCTCGACCTATTACACGCTGGGCATCGAGCTTGACCTGTTCACCCCGATCTTTGCCGTCTCGCGCATCAGCGGCTGGACGGCGCACGTGATGGAGCAGCTCGGGGACAACCGCCTGATCCGGCCTCGCGCCGATTACGTTGGCCCGGCGTACCCGCAGCGCTACGTTCCCATTGACCGGCGCTGA
- a CDS encoding amidohydrolase family protein, translated as MITDCHIHIQPLEMFKPEALRLMKAKRPEFPQIEEFCRSPRAFLHHMDKAGIDRAVLINYVAPEVIGFTAGVNQFVADYVKEDPRRLIPCGSLHPRHSANIMADVEHLVRLGIRLIKIHPPHQLLYPNDYLRGVNELEIIYRAAEANGIPVMFHTGTSVFPGARNKYGDPMFVDDVAVDFPKLRILLAHGGRPLWMDTAFFLIRRHANVFLDISGIPPKTLLKYFPRVEEIASKTLFGTDWPGPGVPDIQRNLDDFRALPLKAGAQDQILSKTALSIWPD; from the coding sequence TTGATCACCGACTGCCACATCCACATTCAGCCGCTGGAGATGTTCAAGCCGGAGGCGCTGCGCCTGATGAAGGCCAAGCGGCCGGAGTTCCCGCAGATCGAGGAGTTCTGCCGATCGCCGCGCGCCTTCCTTCACCACATGGACAAGGCGGGGATCGATCGCGCGGTGCTCATCAACTACGTGGCGCCGGAGGTGATCGGGTTCACGGCCGGCGTGAACCAGTTCGTGGCCGATTACGTGAAGGAAGATCCGCGGCGGCTGATCCCGTGCGGGTCGCTGCATCCACGGCACTCCGCGAACATCATGGCCGATGTCGAGCACCTGGTGCGGCTCGGGATCCGGCTGATTAAAATCCATCCGCCGCATCAATTGCTCTATCCCAACGACTACCTGCGCGGCGTGAATGAACTGGAAATCATTTACCGCGCCGCCGAGGCAAACGGCATCCCGGTGATGTTCCACACCGGCACATCCGTCTTTCCCGGCGCGCGCAACAAGTACGGCGATCCGATGTTCGTGGACGATGTCGCGGTGGATTTTCCCAAACTCAGGATCCTGCTGGCCCATGGCGGGCGCCCGCTGTGGATGGACACGGCATTTTTCCTGATTCGCCGCCACGCCAATGTCTTTCTCGACATCAGCGGCATCCCGCCGAAAACGCTGCTGAAGTATTTTCCGCGGGTGGAGGAGATCGCCTCCAAGACGCTGTTCGGCACCGATTGGCCCGGGCCGGGAGTGCCCGACATCCAACGCAACCTGGACGATTTCAGGGCGCTGCCGCTGAAGGCAGGGGCGCAGGATCAGATTCTCAGCAAGACGGCGCTCAGCATCTGGCCGGATTAG
- the mnmA gene encoding tRNA 2-thiouridine(34) synthase MnmA, whose product MTEDCPIAVAMSGGVDSSTVAAMLCAEGRQVIGLTMQLWNQRRLAGHNGMPETVTGRCCSLDDVYDARRVAETLGIPYYVVNQERRFEDEVVRPFIGEYLSGRTPIPCSLCNNHLKFDQLLITARQIGAEQLATGHYARVEFDAARQRWLLRRPADLGKDQTYFLFGLTQEQLSRTLFPLGDLRKSEVRELARRHGLALAEKPDSQEICFVPGGDYKQFIDAYLAEQGESLPDTAGELVTTSGEVIGTHAGIHNFTVGQRKGLGVATGSPLYVLEINGEKRQVVVGGGEELYATTLRARRLNWIAVDDLRQPMRVSVKIRNRHEPAPAVVEKTGDDEVLATFDQPQRAVTPGQAAVFYDGDVVVGGGWIV is encoded by the coding sequence ATGACTGAAGACTGTCCCATTGCCGTTGCCATGTCGGGCGGTGTGGATTCCTCCACCGTTGCGGCCATGCTGTGCGCCGAGGGCCGCCAGGTGATCGGTCTCACCATGCAGCTCTGGAACCAGCGCCGCCTGGCGGGTCACAACGGCATGCCGGAAACGGTCACGGGGCGCTGCTGCTCGCTCGACGACGTGTACGACGCCCGCCGTGTCGCCGAGACGCTCGGCATCCCGTACTACGTCGTCAACCAGGAGCGGCGCTTCGAGGACGAGGTGGTGCGCCCGTTCATCGGCGAGTATCTGTCCGGCCGTACGCCCATCCCGTGCAGCCTGTGCAACAACCACCTGAAGTTCGATCAGCTCCTGATCACGGCGCGCCAGATCGGCGCCGAGCAGCTGGCCACCGGCCACTATGCGCGAGTCGAATTCGACGCCGCGCGCCAGCGCTGGCTGCTGCGCCGTCCCGCCGATCTCGGAAAGGACCAGACGTACTTTCTGTTTGGCCTGACCCAGGAGCAGCTCTCGCGCACCTTGTTTCCGCTGGGAGACTTGCGCAAGTCCGAAGTGCGCGAGCTAGCGCGCCGGCACGGGCTGGCGCTGGCCGAGAAGCCGGATTCCCAGGAAATCTGTTTTGTCCCCGGCGGTGACTACAAGCAGTTCATTGACGCGTACCTGGCGGAGCAGGGCGAATCGCTGCCCGACACCGCGGGCGAGCTGGTCACAACCAGCGGAGAGGTGATCGGCACCCACGCCGGCATTCACAATTTCACGGTCGGCCAGCGTAAGGGACTGGGCGTGGCCACCGGCTCGCCGCTCTACGTTTTGGAGATCAACGGCGAAAAGCGCCAGGTGGTGGTTGGCGGCGGGGAAGAGCTGTACGCGACCACGCTGCGCGCTCGACGCCTGAACTGGATTGCGGTGGATGATCTGCGGCAGCCGATGCGCGTATCGGTAAAGATCCGCAACCGCCACGAGCCTGCGCCCGCCGTGGTCGAGAAGACCGGTGACGATGAAGTGCTGGCGACCTTTGACCAGCCCCAGCGCGCGGTTACGCCCGGCCAGGCAGCGGTGTTCTATGACGGCGACGTGGTGGTCGGCGGCGGATGGATTGTTTAG
- a CDS encoding ribbon-helix-helix protein, CopG family: protein MSSEANVLSLRLDPRLKKQLDKLAKATQRSRSFLAAEAIREYVSLNEWQVEEISKALVEADRGEFASEKQVEKVMRKWTGRAR from the coding sequence ATGTCCAGCGAAGCCAATGTGTTGTCCTTGCGTCTAGACCCGCGCTTGAAAAAACAACTCGACAAACTAGCTAAGGCCACGCAGCGCAGCCGCTCATTCTTGGCAGCCGAGGCAATTCGTGAATACGTGTCCTTGAACGAATGGCAGGTCGAAGAGATCTCGAAGGCTCTCGTTGAAGCAGATCGTGGCGAGTTTGCGAGCGAAAAACAAGTGGAAAAGGTGATGAGAAAGTGGACTGGTCGTGCGCGTTAG
- a CDS encoding S46 family peptidase — MLKRAVLCFGIAVILAGIAPADEGMWLFNAFPKARVKAKYGFEPTQAWLDHVRLSSVRFNNGGSGSFVSPHGLAFTNHHVGAVCVQQLSTGGKDFMKTGFYAKTQADEAKCPDLELNVLQSIEDVTAKVQAAVKPGISAAAAGTAQRAAMSAIESDCTKSTGLRCDVVTLYAGGMYNLYRYKKYTDVRLVFAPEFDAAFFGGDPDNFEYPRYDLDITFFRVYENDKPATLTQSFKFSKAGVSDGELIFVSGHPGSTGRLLTMSQLEFLRDTSYPWRLKSLQGMVKTLKAFSAQSPENARRAQEDIFGMENSLKAITGYQSGLLDKKLMAERQQEENKLKQGVASDAKKKQEFGDPWADAAQAASTYKQIFMPFTYLERRQGLRGDLAGIARILVRAAAEKPKPNGERLREYRESALPSLEQQLFSTAPIYKDLETVIVTEALRQMQSDLGNDPAVAGVLKGQDPTQAAKALIEGTKLEDVTLRKQLYAGGAAAVNASTDPLIVVMRNIDSEARQYRKQYDDQVDAVERRNGATLSKIRFAELGTDTYPDATFTLRLSYGAVKGFTEDGRGSIVPAGTKLPFFTTFAGAFEHAAKHDNKPPYNLPASWLQNKSKIKLNTPLNTIETADIIGGNSGSPVVNKAGEVVGIIFDGNIQSLPWNFQYEDAIGRSLHVDSQGILEALRSIYGATRLVDELEGTAAKK; from the coding sequence ATGTTAAAACGCGCAGTTCTATGTTTCGGCATTGCAGTCATTTTGGCGGGCATCGCCCCGGCCGACGAAGGCATGTGGCTGTTCAACGCATTTCCAAAAGCCCGGGTCAAGGCGAAATACGGGTTCGAGCCGACGCAGGCGTGGCTCGATCACGTGCGCCTGTCGTCGGTGCGCTTCAACAACGGCGGGTCCGGGTCGTTCGTTTCGCCCCACGGCCTGGCATTCACCAACCATCACGTCGGCGCGGTTTGCGTCCAGCAGCTTTCCACCGGCGGCAAAGATTTCATGAAGACCGGCTTCTACGCCAAAACGCAGGCGGACGAGGCCAAGTGCCCTGACCTGGAACTCAACGTCCTGCAGAGCATTGAAGACGTCACCGCCAAAGTCCAGGCGGCGGTGAAGCCGGGCATTTCGGCCGCCGCGGCCGGCACCGCGCAGCGCGCGGCCATGTCGGCCATCGAGAGCGACTGCACCAAGTCCACCGGACTGCGCTGTGACGTGGTCACGCTCTACGCCGGCGGCATGTACAACCTCTATCGCTACAAAAAGTACACCGACGTGCGCCTGGTCTTCGCGCCCGAATTCGACGCCGCATTCTTTGGCGGCGATCCCGACAACTTCGAATATCCGCGCTACGACCTCGACATCACGTTTTTCCGTGTTTATGAGAACGATAAGCCGGCAACCCTCACCCAGTCCTTTAAGTTTTCGAAGGCCGGCGTGAGCGACGGCGAGTTGATCTTCGTCTCCGGCCATCCCGGCTCCACCGGCCGCCTGCTGACCATGTCGCAACTGGAGTTCCTGCGCGACACCAGCTATCCGTGGCGGCTGAAGTCTCTGCAAGGTATGGTGAAGACGTTGAAGGCCTTCTCCGCCCAGTCGCCCGAGAACGCGCGCCGAGCCCAGGAAGACATCTTCGGCATGGAGAATTCGCTGAAGGCGATCACTGGGTACCAGTCGGGCCTGCTCGACAAGAAGCTGATGGCGGAAAGACAACAGGAGGAGAACAAACTGAAGCAGGGCGTCGCCTCTGATGCCAAGAAGAAGCAGGAATTCGGCGATCCCTGGGCTGATGCCGCACAGGCGGCGAGCACCTACAAACAGATCTTCATGCCATTCACCTATCTGGAGCGCCGGCAGGGTCTGCGGGGCGATCTGGCCGGCATTGCCCGCATCCTGGTGCGTGCCGCGGCGGAAAAGCCGAAACCGAACGGCGAGCGTCTGCGCGAGTATCGCGAGTCGGCGCTACCTTCGCTCGAGCAGCAACTGTTCTCGACCGCTCCCATCTACAAGGACCTGGAGACCGTCATCGTGACGGAGGCGCTTCGCCAGATGCAGAGCGATCTGGGCAACGATCCCGCCGTCGCCGGGGTGCTCAAGGGCCAAGACCCCACGCAGGCAGCCAAGGCGCTGATCGAGGGCACGAAGCTGGAAGACGTCACCCTCCGCAAGCAGCTCTATGCAGGCGGCGCTGCGGCCGTCAACGCCAGCACTGACCCGCTGATCGTCGTCATGCGCAACATTGATTCGGAAGCGCGCCAGTACCGCAAGCAGTATGACGACCAGGTGGACGCGGTGGAGCGGCGCAACGGCGCGACCTTGTCGAAGATCCGCTTTGCCGAACTCGGCACCGACACCTATCCTGACGCAACCTTCACGCTGCGCCTCAGCTACGGCGCGGTGAAGGGCTTTACCGAAGACGGGCGCGGCAGCATCGTGCCCGCCGGGACCAAGCTTCCCTTCTTCACCACCTTTGCCGGCGCGTTTGAACACGCCGCCAAACACGACAACAAGCCGCCCTACAACCTGCCCGCGAGCTGGCTCCAGAACAAATCGAAGATCAAGCTGAACACGCCGCTGAATACCATCGAAACCGCCGACATTATCGGCGGCAACTCGGGCAGCCCGGTGGTGAACAAGGCGGGCGAGGTGGTCGGCATCATCTTCGACGGCAACATTCAGTCGCTCCCCTGGAACTTCCAGTACGAGGACGCGATCGGGCGCTCGCTGCACGTGGATTCGCAGGGCATCCTGGAGGCGCTGCGCAGCATCTACGGCGCCACCCGCCTGGTGGATGAACTGGAGGGAACTGCGGCAAAGAAATAG